Proteins encoded by one window of Paenibacillus urinalis:
- the wecB gene encoding non-hydrolyzing UDP-N-acetylglucosamine 2-epimerase, with product MKILTVLGTRPEIIRLSLIIPKLDEYASRHILVHTGQNFTESLSGQFFKELGLRTPDYVLQDKAASLGRQLSAMFEQLESILVTEKPDKILLLGDTNSALSAILAERMGIPVVHMEAGNRCFDLDVPEEKNRRVIDAISTINMPYTEQSKHHLIREGVSSQRIVLTGNPIYEVMKHYEAQTTASDIMTKLGLKSGQYFLVTAHRAENVDVPHNLEQIMEGLNKVAAVHGQRIICSIHPRTRARIKEHLKLEMHPLVEFYEPFGFFDFLMLEMNARCALTDSGTVQEECCIMGIPTVTMRKTTERPETVDCGSNIVSGIDADRISESVTLMVELKSNWECPKGYLVQDVSDKVVKFLLGGKLHV from the coding sequence ATGAAGATACTGACAGTGCTCGGAACAAGGCCGGAAATCATTCGCCTAAGTCTAATCATTCCCAAGCTGGATGAGTATGCCAGTCGACATATCCTTGTGCACACCGGACAGAATTTCACGGAAAGTCTAAGCGGTCAATTCTTCAAAGAACTGGGCTTACGAACACCTGATTATGTATTACAGGATAAGGCAGCCTCACTGGGACGCCAGCTCTCAGCAATGTTCGAGCAGCTGGAGTCCATCCTCGTCACAGAGAAGCCGGACAAAATTCTGCTTCTGGGTGATACGAATAGTGCATTATCCGCCATTCTTGCCGAGCGTATGGGAATTCCGGTCGTGCATATGGAAGCAGGTAATCGCTGCTTCGATCTGGATGTACCCGAAGAGAAGAATCGGCGGGTCATTGATGCGATATCGACCATTAATATGCCATATACCGAACAGAGCAAGCATCATCTTATACGCGAGGGTGTTTCGAGTCAGCGAATCGTATTGACAGGTAACCCCATTTACGAAGTGATGAAGCACTATGAAGCACAAACGACGGCCAGCGATATTATGACGAAGCTGGGACTCAAGTCAGGGCAATATTTTCTTGTCACCGCTCATCGGGCAGAAAATGTAGACGTACCCCACAATCTGGAACAAATTATGGAGGGCTTAAACAAGGTTGCAGCAGTGCATGGCCAGCGTATTATATGCAGTATTCATCCCCGAACGAGAGCCAGAATTAAAGAGCATCTCAAGCTGGAGATGCATCCACTTGTTGAATTTTATGAGCCTTTCGGATTCTTTGACTTTCTGATGCTTGAAATGAACGCCAGATGTGCATTGACGGACAGCGGCACTGTACAGGAGGAATGCTGCATTATGGGCATACCGACCGTGACAATGCGGAAGACAACGGAAAGACCGGAAACCGTTGACTGTGGGAGCAATATTGTATCAGGAATCGATGCGGATCGGATCTCAGAATCGGTGACACTGATGGTAGAGCTGAAGTCCAATTGGGAATGCCCGAAGGGATACCTGGTTCAGGATGTATCGGATAAAGTCGTCAAATTTCTACTTGGAGGGAAACTGCATGTTTGA
- a CDS encoding class I SAM-dependent methyltransferase, giving the protein MYQELEQADLLPLLCELLRFSDSVLDIGSGPGHLLEYYESRLIVALEIHRPYLEHRVNLSPHIIPINSDARKIGQLFVNKSFSTITMIDSLEHFTKKDGMKLLQQAEQIAKHRIIIFTPRGYFPQSGVDHYKLNGEAYQKHHSGWDEQELLALGYHVIVLKGFHDLGNPSFETSFHNEHVAMDAILAWKTLDT; this is encoded by the coding sequence ATGTATCAGGAGCTTGAGCAAGCTGATTTACTCCCTCTATTATGTGAACTGCTGAGGTTCTCAGATAGTGTGCTGGATATTGGAAGCGGTCCGGGACATTTGCTTGAATATTATGAATCCAGACTTATCGTTGCACTAGAAATTCACCGCCCTTATCTTGAGCATCGAGTGAACCTGTCACCCCATATTATCCCGATTAATTCGGATGCAAGGAAAATAGGCCAGTTGTTCGTCAACAAGTCGTTCTCCACAATTACGATGATTGATTCTCTTGAACACTTTACGAAGAAAGACGGAATGAAGCTGCTGCAGCAAGCGGAACAGATTGCTAAGCACCGCATTATCATCTTTACGCCAAGAGGATATTTTCCACAGTCAGGTGTGGATCATTATAAATTGAACGGTGAAGCATATCAGAAGCATCATAGCGGCTGGGATGAGCAGGAGCTGCTCGCGCTGGGGTATCATGTCATTGTCCTTAAGGGATTTCATGATCTCGGTAATCCTTCCTTTGAGACTTCTTTCCACAATGAGCATGTAGCAATGGATGCCATTCTTGCCTGGAAAACACTTGACACCTAG
- a CDS encoding SDR family oxidoreductase, which translates to MKLLIVGGHGMAGHMLVQYFKKQGRHAVFYTSRDKKDPHSLVLDVNDIHSVDVLVKAVRPDMIINAVGILNHHADRDIIQAYHVNGFLPHRLAALADQIHARMIHISTDCVFKGDGTGQYTEDAVTDGDSVYAITKALGEVRSPSHLTIRTSIIGPEIRKHGIGLMHWFLNQKGVVQGYTNVRWNGVTTLELAKAVDHYMQSDTSGLIHLAHEEPVSKYELLLLFKEIWQASDTVIVPSGKMVQDRTLAVTRQDAKWSMPSYSDMLKELAEWTIIR; encoded by the coding sequence ATGAAATTACTCATCGTAGGCGGACATGGAATGGCAGGCCATATGCTGGTTCAATATTTCAAGAAGCAAGGCCGGCATGCTGTCTTCTATACGTCACGTGATAAGAAGGATCCTCATAGTCTGGTCCTTGATGTGAATGACATTCACAGCGTAGATGTACTGGTTAAGGCAGTGCGCCCGGATATGATCATTAATGCCGTAGGTATCCTGAATCATCATGCGGATAGGGACATTATTCAGGCTTATCATGTGAATGGATTTCTGCCGCACCGGCTTGCCGCTCTTGCGGATCAGATCCATGCACGGATGATCCATATCAGTACAGATTGTGTATTCAAAGGAGATGGCACAGGCCAGTATACAGAGGATGCGGTTACTGACGGCGATTCAGTCTATGCGATTACCAAAGCACTCGGAGAAGTTCGTTCTCCGAGTCATCTTACCATCCGAACCTCTATTATTGGTCCTGAAATACGAAAACACGGTATTGGGCTTATGCATTGGTTCTTGAATCAGAAGGGGGTCGTGCAAGGCTATACGAATGTGAGATGGAACGGAGTAACGACACTCGAGCTGGCCAAGGCAGTGGATCATTATATGCAATCTGACACTTCCGGTCTGATCCACCTCGCACACGAAGAGCCGGTATCGAAGTATGAGCTGCTTCTGCTATTCAAAGAAATATGGCAGGCATCGGATACGGTCATTGTGCCGAGCGGCAAAATGGTTCAAGATCGGACTTTGGCGGTGACACGGCAGGACGCAAAGTGGTCTATGCCATCGTATTCCGACATGCTGAAGGAGCTGGCGGAATGGACGATAATTCGCTAA
- a CDS encoding NAD-dependent epimerase/dehydratase family protein codes for MDDNSLKDKVVLVTGASGFTGRHAVDLLTRLGAKVAAVLRGSSGVVLPDQADVYRCDLEDRHSVHQLIQSTKPDYVLHLAGQNSVPSSWSDPLTTIQTNVMSPLYLLDALREVPHCRIVVIGSRLKYTPKAGSPPAPPHPYSLSKYVEEIVTLAWTHLYRQHIIYAEPGNLIGPGPSTGICALLARHVASAEGGSNPDPFRLSSPEDRRDFLDVRDAVSAYVLLLQKGVPGVVYPVVSGKERTLGEVAELMLSQAAGEVPVVWGSPTSGPGGASSESYPYHSSLSELGWAPQIPFAKSIQDILNDARHKERGGAA; via the coding sequence ATGGACGATAATTCGCTAAAGGATAAAGTTGTACTGGTCACCGGCGCGTCAGGATTTACGGGCAGGCATGCGGTAGACCTGTTAACACGCCTCGGTGCGAAAGTAGCGGCAGTGCTTCGTGGATCTTCCGGCGTCGTCCTTCCTGATCAGGCGGATGTCTACAGATGCGATCTTGAAGATCGGCATTCTGTTCATCAGCTGATACAGAGCACGAAACCAGATTATGTGCTTCACTTGGCAGGACAGAATTCCGTTCCCTCCTCATGGTCTGATCCGCTGACAACGATCCAGACGAATGTGATGTCCCCGCTGTATTTGCTTGATGCGCTGCGGGAAGTACCTCACTGCAGGATCGTTGTTATCGGTTCCCGTCTGAAATATACACCGAAGGCTGGCAGTCCACCTGCACCTCCCCATCCTTACAGCCTCAGCAAATATGTCGAAGAGATCGTTACATTGGCATGGACACATTTATATCGGCAGCACATTATATATGCGGAGCCTGGAAATTTAATAGGCCCGGGTCCTTCCACAGGCATCTGTGCATTGCTTGCCCGGCATGTTGCCTCTGCGGAAGGAGGGAGCAATCCTGATCCATTTCGGCTATCTTCGCCGGAAGATCGGCGCGATTTTCTCGATGTAAGAGATGCAGTTTCAGCGTATGTTCTATTGCTGCAAAAAGGAGTACCGGGCGTCGTTTATCCCGTTGTCTCCGGCAAAGAACGAACACTTGGTGAAGTCGCTGAGCTCATGCTGTCCCAAGCTGCCGGAGAGGTGCCTGTCGTATGGGGCTCTCCAACCTCCGGGCCTGGAGGAGCGTCAAGCGAGTCGTATCCCTATCACTCTTCACTATCCGAGTTGGGATGGGCGCCTCAAATTCCTTTTGCGAAGTCTATCCAGGATATCCTTAATGATGCCCGCCATAAGGAGAGAGGAGGAGCTGCATGA
- the vanS gene encoding vancomycin resistance histidine kinase VanS → MRLKDDFRKLKNKIITQILLTAILTAIIGLAAKNILIDGVLEAPFADAFIRFAEVVLSIEYKTAVQLYYLIFQQNKDLILGIFFILLLFLIFYWTLSRATHYFNEINRSMDKLVEESDEPVTLSPELEVVERKMNLVKDTLQKRMKDAQEAEQRKNDLVVYLAHDIKTPLTSIIGYLSLLDEAQDMPMEQKAKYVNITLEKAYRLEQLINEFFDITRFNLQKIILEQTDISLSMMLMQIADEFHPMLAEHELTVSVQVDEQLTLHGDPDKLARVFNNIMKNAIHYSYSGTNVAVTAVKQHGTVVITFANVGETIPPHKLNTIFEKFYRLDTARSSATGGAGLGLAIAKEIVNAHGGTITASSDSSHTKFIVTLPGQS, encoded by the coding sequence ATAAGATTGAAGGATGATTTTCGAAAGCTCAAAAACAAAATAATTACTCAAATTCTGCTTACCGCGATCCTAACGGCCATTATTGGACTGGCAGCCAAGAACATTTTGATTGACGGTGTGCTTGAGGCTCCTTTTGCCGATGCATTCATCCGATTTGCAGAGGTCGTTCTAAGTATTGAGTACAAAACGGCGGTCCAGCTGTACTACCTTATATTTCAGCAGAACAAGGATCTGATACTCGGGATCTTTTTTATACTGCTGCTGTTCTTGATCTTCTATTGGACACTGAGCAGAGCAACCCATTATTTTAACGAAATCAACCGGAGCATGGATAAGCTGGTCGAGGAATCAGACGAGCCTGTAACTCTATCTCCAGAGCTTGAAGTCGTCGAGCGTAAGATGAATCTGGTGAAGGACACGCTCCAAAAAAGGATGAAGGATGCCCAGGAGGCGGAGCAGCGAAAAAATGATCTGGTGGTCTATCTCGCCCATGATATCAAAACACCGCTTACGTCCATTATCGGATATCTCAGTCTGCTGGATGAAGCCCAGGATATGCCGATGGAGCAGAAGGCCAAGTATGTGAACATTACTCTTGAGAAGGCATACCGCCTGGAACAGCTCATCAATGAATTCTTTGATATTACCCGCTTTAACCTGCAGAAGATTATACTTGAGCAGACGGATATCAGCCTCTCTATGATGCTCATGCAAATTGCGGATGAGTTCCATCCGATGCTGGCAGAGCATGAGCTTACCGTATCCGTACAGGTAGATGAGCAGCTGACACTGCATGGTGACCCGGACAAGCTTGCGCGAGTGTTCAACAACATTATGAAAAATGCGATACATTACAGCTATTCAGGTACAAATGTCGCTGTAACAGCCGTGAAGCAGCACGGTACGGTGGTCATCACCTTCGCCAATGTGGGGGAGACGATTCCTCCCCATAAGCTGAACACGATATTCGAGAAATTCTACAGGCTGGATACCGCCAGATCCTCTGCCACCGGCGGAGCCGGCCTTGGACTTGCAATCGCCAAGGAGATCGTGAATGCGCATGGCGGAACCATCACTGCGAGCAGTGACAGCTCACATACGAAGTTTATTGTCACGCTTCCGGGACAATCTTAA
- a CDS encoding glycosyltransferase, producing MKDQPLVTIVIPFFNCPYIPHAIQSALEQTYSSTEVIVVDDGSTVHTDLIHPYMPYIYYLGKQNGGTATALNHGIRYSTGEYVVWLSSDDIIYPEKVAAQVRMMQETGASISHTNFNFIDEHGNVLQYRAGTSPMTREEMLRMFLMGNPVNGCTVMFHKSIFQSVGLFDESLRYTHDYDLWNRVLLAGYSMPYIIEPLTAYRRHQGMGTLRHGDAISQEISMIKSKYQDRIRAQI from the coding sequence ATGAAGGATCAGCCTTTAGTTACCATCGTAATCCCCTTTTTTAACTGTCCTTATATTCCTCATGCCATTCAGAGCGCGCTGGAACAAACCTACTCTTCTACGGAAGTCATTGTCGTTGATGATGGATCAACGGTGCATACCGATCTAATTCATCCTTATATGCCCTATATTTATTATCTTGGCAAGCAAAACGGTGGAACAGCGACAGCGCTGAATCATGGGATTCGGTATTCAACAGGAGAATATGTCGTATGGCTGAGCTCTGATGATATCATCTATCCAGAGAAGGTTGCTGCGCAAGTCCGCATGATGCAGGAGACAGGCGCTTCTATATCGCATACCAATTTTAATTTTATCGACGAGCACGGAAACGTACTCCAATACCGGGCCGGTACTTCACCCATGACGAGAGAGGAAATGCTTCGTATGTTTCTGATGGGCAATCCGGTGAATGGCTGTACTGTAATGTTTCACAAATCTATTTTTCAATCTGTCGGCTTGTTTGATGAGTCGTTACGGTATACCCACGATTATGACTTGTGGAACCGTGTATTGCTTGCAGGATACTCGATGCCCTATATTATAGAGCCGCTTACCGCATATCGCAGACATCAGGGGATGGGCACCCTGCGTCACGGCGATGCGATATCACAAGAGATTAGTATGATTAAATCCAAGTATCAGGATCGTATAAGAGCGCAGATCTAA
- a CDS encoding polysaccharide biosynthesis protein, with protein sequence MFENQRILVTGGTGSWVHELIRQLLTMNPREVIVYSRGESSQVAMSREFEDERLKFCIGDIRDKDALVAACRGIDYVYHLAALKHVPVCEDQPYEALKTNVIGTQNVIEAAVENQVKKVIYISTDKAANPSNFYGMTKAIGEKLIVYANLLHSSTAFVTVRGGNVLGTNGSVVHLFKDQIRNKGMVSITDMRMTRFFLTLRDAISLLFKASIESVGGEIFVMTMPTCKIVDLAEVLIEDAGVPGVQIVERGTRPGEKIHEILMSEFESRTTVVYDDQYLVILPTLNLPVLKERYKDSEPVTFSSFSSEFNLMTKEEIREILQRGGFLA encoded by the coding sequence ATGTTTGAAAATCAACGAATCCTTGTGACAGGCGGCACAGGATCATGGGTACACGAACTGATACGCCAGCTATTAACCATGAATCCGAGAGAGGTCATTGTGTACTCACGGGGAGAATCAAGCCAGGTGGCAATGAGCCGTGAATTCGAAGATGAACGTCTCAAATTTTGTATTGGCGATATTCGGGATAAGGATGCGCTGGTTGCTGCTTGCCGCGGAATCGACTATGTATACCATTTGGCAGCACTGAAGCATGTGCCTGTGTGTGAGGATCAGCCTTATGAAGCATTAAAAACAAATGTTATAGGTACACAAAATGTTATTGAAGCAGCGGTTGAGAATCAAGTTAAAAAGGTGATCTACATCTCCACAGATAAAGCGGCGAATCCTTCCAATTTCTACGGTATGACGAAGGCAATCGGTGAGAAATTAATCGTTTATGCCAACTTGCTTCATAGCAGCACAGCGTTTGTTACCGTGCGGGGCGGCAATGTGCTCGGTACGAACGGAAGTGTGGTGCATCTGTTCAAGGATCAAATACGCAACAAAGGGATGGTATCCATCACGGACATGCGTATGACGCGCTTCTTCCTCACCCTGCGGGATGCCATTTCGCTCCTGTTCAAGGCTTCTATCGAAAGTGTTGGCGGCGAAATCTTCGTCATGACCATGCCGACCTGCAAAATTGTAGATCTGGCCGAGGTGCTCATTGAAGATGCAGGAGTTCCTGGTGTCCAGATCGTCGAACGTGGGACTCGTCCTGGGGAGAAGATTCATGAAATACTGATGAGCGAGTTCGAGAGCAGAACTACGGTTGTCTATGATGATCAATATCTCGTTATTCTACCGACACTAAATCTGCCGGTTCTCAAGGAGAGATACAAGGACTCCGAGCCCGTTACCTTCTCCAGCTTCAGCTCCGAGTTTAATCTGATGACGAAAGAGGAAATCCGTGAAATCCTGCAGCGCGGGGGGTTTCTTGCATGA
- a CDS encoding glycosyltransferase family 4 protein — protein sequence MTLKPKLMLFSHISSTQSITGAEKLLLSFCRQMESYFDCVLVVPCEGIIARMAREAEIRVIIQPYELLHYMYIPYEQLREDAAELMQHPSSQEVVQLLHEENPHLIVSNTCVNVIPVMAARILGIPAIWKLTEIIQTNPYTAEAIQFIDEHSDWVIAISHAVTEPLVHSSIPSKLTVLPPTWNEALAAPDEWEGLRQTQRKTLGLTPGHFCIGYISSFIYEAKGLKPFIQSALLLCERFPHTRFWVIGTAVDTAYYEECISLIQQSGFAHQFLFTDFIEDVSCAYSAMDLAVIPSLVKEGFGMTALESMYFAKPVVAFQQGGLAEMMESVDNGHLLVSPGDTEELAAKMIPFITNRKESARTGQHNHSKAEQMYGPAAYEKRTASMVQQWVTLFPDWFSDLHSARNIISLQAYQAANQPSPTKRKRRKKTKRSQAPLLKSKPRAKTKKRSTAITRKKRLRTKLGVRKQRKRARKAR from the coding sequence ATGACACTTAAACCTAAATTGATGTTGTTCAGTCATATCAGCAGTACACAGAGTATCACGGGGGCTGAGAAGCTGCTCCTCAGCTTCTGCAGGCAAATGGAATCCTATTTTGATTGTGTACTGGTTGTACCCTGTGAAGGAATTATCGCTCGAATGGCAAGAGAGGCTGAGATCCGAGTCATCATTCAGCCTTATGAGCTTCTCCACTATATGTATATTCCTTATGAGCAGCTGAGAGAGGACGCTGCCGAGTTAATGCAGCATCCTTCTTCCCAGGAAGTTGTGCAATTGCTTCATGAAGAAAATCCACACCTCATCGTCTCCAATACCTGTGTAAATGTTATCCCGGTAATGGCTGCCCGCATACTTGGCATTCCTGCCATCTGGAAGCTCACTGAAATCATTCAAACCAATCCTTACACGGCTGAGGCTATACAGTTCATTGATGAGCATAGTGATTGGGTGATTGCCATCTCTCATGCTGTTACTGAGCCGCTTGTGCACAGCTCGATCCCTTCGAAACTAACTGTATTGCCTCCTACCTGGAATGAAGCTCTTGCCGCACCAGATGAATGGGAAGGTCTGCGTCAGACTCAGCGGAAGACGCTGGGGCTGACCCCCGGACATTTTTGTATCGGATATATTTCCTCATTTATATATGAAGCAAAGGGTCTTAAGCCTTTTATTCAATCCGCGCTCTTGTTATGCGAACGATTCCCCCACACCCGGTTCTGGGTGATCGGTACAGCAGTGGATACGGCCTATTATGAGGAGTGCATATCTCTAATTCAGCAGTCAGGATTTGCTCATCAATTTTTATTCACGGATTTCATTGAAGATGTGAGCTGCGCATACAGCGCGATGGATCTAGCAGTCATTCCGAGCCTGGTAAAAGAGGGGTTTGGCATGACGGCCCTTGAGAGCATGTACTTCGCTAAGCCAGTTGTTGCCTTTCAGCAGGGCGGTCTCGCGGAAATGATGGAATCTGTAGACAATGGACACTTACTTGTCAGCCCGGGAGATACAGAGGAGCTTGCCGCCAAGATGATCCCATTCATCACCAACCGGAAGGAATCTGCACGGACGGGTCAACACAATCATTCCAAGGCTGAGCAGATGTATGGACCTGCAGCATATGAGAAGCGAACCGCGAGCATGGTGCAGCAGTGGGTCACGTTGTTCCCCGATTGGTTCTCTGACCTGCATTCAGCAAGGAACATAATCTCTCTGCAGGCTTACCAAGCCGCTAATCAGCCTTCTCCAACCAAAAGAAAACGAAGAAAAAAAACAAAGCGGTCGCAAGCTCCCCTCTTGAAATCTAAACCGCGTGCGAAAACCAAAAAACGCAGTACAGCCATCACTAGAAAAAAACGCCTGCGAACCAAGCTCGGGGTACGAAAGCAGAGAAAGCGAGCTCGCAAGGCTCGATAA
- a CDS encoding glycosyltransferase family 4 protein codes for MRFIFPVYTLCRGGAQRMLTELANRLATIGHEVIVVMPKYGVVEYELKANLIQTGDDTLLAHHIPAGDVIVSNFYTTAYPAQQASEEGKGLHIRLSLCYEPTFLQDNQYSFPSYNLTPNLLVLSRWQQDVIYLNHGIKGRIIPVGVNSFFHNMNIREHLNMPLNITSIYRKEEGDFSWHREQKYLLSQLDIVKALYPDVVINLVTPPGEYADSKDIQQLQASGKYRLYTPVNDEELRFHYNQTDIYVSSGSYDSGSLPGLEAMRCGAALVTSYSGGNTEYAVHERNCLMSYRYENRLAQDIIRLIEDPALRHKLAVRGEQDSYAFTWERSYSEFERVVNDIVSRSLLK; via the coding sequence GTGCGTTTTATTTTTCCTGTATATACGCTATGCCGAGGCGGAGCTCAGCGCATGCTCACGGAGCTGGCCAACCGGCTGGCGACCATCGGGCATGAGGTTATAGTGGTCATGCCGAAGTACGGTGTTGTTGAATATGAGCTGAAGGCCAATCTGATTCAAACCGGAGATGATACGCTGCTGGCACATCATATTCCAGCCGGCGATGTGATCGTGTCCAATTTCTATACAACAGCTTATCCTGCTCAGCAAGCCAGTGAAGAGGGGAAAGGACTGCATATCCGCTTATCATTATGCTATGAGCCGACTTTTCTCCAAGATAATCAGTATTCCTTTCCTTCTTACAATCTGACACCGAATCTGCTTGTCTTGTCCCGATGGCAGCAGGATGTGATCTACTTAAATCATGGGATCAAGGGACGCATCATTCCTGTAGGTGTGAACAGTTTCTTTCACAACATGAACATTCGCGAGCATCTGAATATGCCGCTTAATATCACTTCCATCTATCGGAAGGAGGAAGGGGACTTCTCCTGGCATCGGGAGCAGAAATATTTGCTCAGCCAGCTGGATATTGTAAAGGCCCTTTATCCTGACGTGGTCATTAACCTTGTTACACCGCCCGGCGAGTATGCAGATTCAAAGGATATACAGCAGCTGCAGGCATCCGGTAAATATCGGCTATACACCCCGGTGAATGACGAAGAGCTTCGATTCCATTACAACCAGACAGACATCTATGTAAGCTCTGGTTCGTATGACAGCGGATCTTTGCCTGGACTTGAAGCTATGCGGTGCGGAGCAGCGCTTGTCACTTCGTATTCAGGCGGGAATACCGAATATGCGGTACATGAACGAAATTGTCTAATGTCCTACCGATACGAGAACCGGCTAGCACAGGATATCATTCGGCTTATTGAGGACCCGGCACTACGTCACAAGCTGGCGGTTCGAGGCGAACAGGATTCTTATGCGTTCACCTGGGAACGGAGCTACAGCGAGTTTGAGCGTGTTGTGAACGATATTGTCAGCCGTTCACTGCTGAAATGA
- a CDS encoding D-alanyl-D-alanine carboxypeptidase family protein, with protein MSNTKKKNKRFSLKGLILIILTILLLADLEGVLQQIDRAANRWFQNTRNTSDAIVPYELYSSNAKLVRLADDEVLLHVNSEEKIYPASLTKIMTAILAIESLSSLEESVQLNPALFPPLVAEGAAMAGFLPNEEVKAIDLLYGTLLPSGAEASVALAQLVSSSEETSGALEQFVSSSEEQFVANMNKKAAELGMRNTHFTNPTGLHDEEHYSTIDDLTILLQYALHNKQFKEIFTTTRYSTSVSSLHPDGITIYSTLAEQSDRMKLANGEIKGGKTGYTERAGLCLATYAVINGEEYILITAGADGNAHSEPYHLQDAIQIYNLI; from the coding sequence ATGTCGAACACGAAGAAAAAGAATAAACGATTCTCGCTCAAAGGATTAATCTTAATTATCCTCACCATCCTGCTGCTTGCGGATCTGGAAGGTGTACTTCAACAGATCGATCGTGCTGCAAATCGCTGGTTCCAGAATACCAGAAACACTTCGGATGCGATCGTGCCTTATGAGCTGTACAGCTCGAACGCCAAGCTGGTACGTCTTGCTGACGACGAAGTATTGCTTCATGTTAATTCCGAAGAGAAAATATACCCCGCTTCCCTCACAAAGATCATGACGGCCATCCTGGCTATCGAAAGCTTGTCCAGTCTAGAAGAGAGCGTTCAGCTTAATCCTGCGTTATTTCCTCCCCTGGTGGCTGAAGGAGCAGCGATGGCCGGATTTCTGCCGAATGAAGAGGTAAAGGCGATTGATCTGCTCTACGGTACCTTGCTTCCATCGGGAGCGGAGGCTTCTGTAGCTCTTGCACAGCTTGTGTCCTCCTCGGAGGAAACTTCTGGAGCTCTCGAACAGTTTGTTTCCTCCTCGGAGGAACAGTTCGTCGCCAACATGAACAAAAAAGCAGCCGAGCTCGGAATGCGAAATACGCATTTTACTAATCCGACAGGGCTGCATGATGAGGAACATTACTCTACCATTGATGACCTGACCATTCTGTTGCAATATGCTCTTCACAACAAACAATTCAAGGAAATATTTACGACCACCCGTTACAGCACGAGTGTCAGCTCACTGCATCCTGATGGTATAACGATATACAGCACCCTTGCAGAACAGTCAGACCGAATGAAGCTGGCAAATGGAGAAATTAAAGGTGGGAAAACGGGGTATACCGAACGGGCGGGCTTATGTCTGGCGACTTATGCTGTCATCAACGGAGAGGAGTATATCCTAATTACAGCGGGAGCGGACGGCAATGCCCATTCCGAGCCCTATCATCTTCAGGATGCCATTCAGATCTATAATCTAATCTAG
- a CDS encoding glycosyltransferase: MRAELPRVSIVIPVYNCRYVHEAIESALNQTYPNVEVIVVDDGSTVHKELVTPYLDQIRYIPKINGGTATALNTGIVHATGDYFAWLSSDDVFVPQKVELQLDFMLRRNLSFSHSAYSYINHLSEEIGEVYPELGTRAEMVETLLIGCPINGCTVMLDMKVFEKVGLFSPVFRYANDYEMWLRILPHYDLDIINKPLVHYRVHDDMGTFKHHEAIENEKQIIQALHRTSLRSLI, translated from the coding sequence ATGAGGGCAGAGCTTCCTAGAGTTTCTATCGTCATTCCGGTATATAACTGCAGATATGTCCATGAAGCGATTGAGAGTGCCTTGAATCAGACCTATCCTAATGTTGAGGTCATTGTAGTCGATGATGGCTCGACGGTGCACAAGGAGCTTGTTACTCCCTACTTGGACCAGATTCGTTATATACCCAAGATCAATGGAGGAACAGCAACGGCTCTGAACACGGGAATCGTGCATGCGACAGGAGATTATTTTGCCTGGCTGAGCAGTGATGATGTATTCGTACCTCAGAAGGTCGAGCTGCAGCTCGATTTCATGCTGAGGCGTAACCTGTCCTTCAGCCATTCTGCTTATAGCTATATTAACCACCTTAGTGAAGAGATTGGTGAGGTATATCCAGAGCTTGGCACGCGCGCAGAAATGGTTGAGACGCTCCTGATCGGCTGCCCAATCAATGGATGCACGGTCATGCTGGATATGAAAGTATTTGAGAAGGTCGGCCTGTTCAGTCCTGTGTTCCGATACGCCAATGACTATGAGATGTGGCTAAGAATCCTTCCCCATTACGACCTCGACATCATTAACAAGCCTCTAGTCCACTACCGCGTACACGACGATATGGGAACGTTCAAGCACCATGAAGCCATTGAAAATGAGAAGCAAATCATCCAAGCTTTGCACAGGACGTCACTACGGTCCTTAATATGA